The Ignavibacteriota bacterium sequence TTACTATTGATTGGTACTTTGAAATTATAACCAAGTTTATTTCCATTTGAAGAGCATCTTTTGTCCAAATATTGTCTTTTTATATCTGGGAACAATTGTGTATTTGTCACTTATATTAGCCCAAAAACAATAAACTACCATCTTCTCGTATATGCAATTGTTGATTTACAAAATGGGGATAATATAAATCTTTCAACTTCGACGTTATTATTTTTATTATTTGATTATTCATACGCAGAATGTAATTGAAACATGCATTATGAACTACTTTCAACTATTGATGCATTCCACTTCAATTGTAAATTATTAAAATGATTTCTTACAAATTTCTTAAATTTTTTGCCAGTGTCCAAGTTAAAATCATTGTTCGTAATTTACTTATAATCACTTTAATATCTTTTATCAAGATATTTTGAATAAATATTTATCAAATTTTTATTAATATTTCCAATGTATAAGAATTCTAAACTTCTATCCATAAATCAACTACATTCCTGCTTTCTAATAAATGAAATCTTCGGAACAATCTCATCAGAATTCATATGATTTTTTGCTAAAAGGTTTGATCTATTCCAAATTACTTCTAAATTGAAATTATATTTTTTGGATAAAGTTTGAAATCATAACAGTTGAATGCTGAGAGCATGATGCTATTGAATAAAATTTCCATCGCCATCAGAAGAAATTGAAAATTTTCTAATTTATAACTTCCCTCATAATCTTGAAGTAGTTTATTGTTTCCTCTATTTAATAGCATTTTTATCAAATCTCTGCACAAAAATTTGACTTTTCTCCTTTCCAAAATACAAAAGAACTTCCGTCACTATTTATTATTCCTTTAACTTGATCGCAATTTTCCGTCGATTTCATTTACTTTTATATTTGAACCAACTGGTGCACCATAACTTGAATAGTACTGCATATTAATGTATGAAGGTTCATTTGATTTATAACTTGCATCCAAAGTACTAAAATGTTCCCATTTTCATTCGAATAGATTAATGGAGAATGCTTAATATCGTTGTAAAGTCCATTTTTTCAGAATTGTTTTGAATCTTTAACTATGGTATTAATCAGTTATCCTATGAAAAAATTCAGGTGTGGCGAGTAATAGAGATGCAAACAATTAAAATGATAAATTCGAGTTTTCATAATAACTTAGAAATGATTTTTAAATCATTAATTACATTTAAATAACTCAACAAACAAATAACATAAATTTTTATTTATTTAAGTTCAAATATACTATTAATTGTATTATCTAAAATAATAAATATCATCAATAAATGGTTGTTTTATATCACCCTAATCCGCAAGGCCTAACATATCACTTACTTATAAAGCTATTTTTTAGAAAAAAATGTATCCGACTGGCTGAACTTTAGTATTACTATGACATCATTTGCTTCTGCTACTTCGTTTATGATTTGATGAAAGAATGAATTAAAAAAATTAAATTATTCTCTGTTCTTCAAAATGAAGTAAATCAATCATCTGTAAATATTATATGATCTAAAACCTATATGTTAATAATCTTACCTGCCTCATCTAATTTCTTAGTTATTGAAATGTCTTCTCTTGATGGTTCCAAATTGCCGAATGGATGATTGTAGGCTATTAAAATACTTGAACAAGTTGCGACACCTGCCCTCGAAATTCTTCTCTGGGATGGACTAAACTGTTATTTAACAATCCTTCTGATATTATCTCAATGCCGATAACCCGATAACTTTGCTTAATCAAACACAAGCTTTTCTTTAGAAAATTGAAATTCTCATAGATTGTAGACGGAGATGGGATTTTTAACCTGACGTTCTTTAAGCTCGGGATATCTTTCAATCCTCGTATCTTAAATTTCCAAGTAATTGTTTTAATGCATTGTTTCATCTGATGCTCCTTTTGATTATGATTGATATTGAGTGGATTAGGTTAGAATAAAAGCCCTTCTTTTAGGAAGGGCTAAATCTGGATTATAAATATTTACAATTGATTATTTAATTAAAAGCATCTTTCTTGATTGAACAAAATTACCAGCTTTTATTTGATAATAATAAATTCCGCTACTTAGATTATTTGCATTAAATACAACTTCATGATTACCGACTTCTATTGATCTATTGACTAATTCTTCAATTTCTCTACCTAATATATCATAGACTTTTAATGTAACAATACTTTTTTCTTGCAAACTGATATGTGATTTTGGTTGTTGGATTAAACGGATTAGGTAATTCTGATCTAACTTATATTCAGTGGGAATTGAGTTTGTTATATTTTTTATACTCGTCGGTGAACTTATTACTCCCAATTTTATTTCTGATAAGTGTTTGAAATATATTGTATAGTAATTTTCATCAACTACTTTTCTTATCCCTTCAAAATCCGGTTCTAATCCATTTTCTGCGAAAAATGGGAATAGTAAATCTTTACTATAATTTAATAATTTCATTAATGAATCAATATTGCTTATAGGTATTTTAAGATATCCTTCTTTGTTTTCATTAAAATAATAATATTCAAGAGGATTGTGGGATCCGGACGTATCTCCAATAACATTAAAACTTAGATATAATACTTCAACTATTTCTTCTGTTTCTGGACTATCTATTAATCCATTTTCACACATTCCATTCAGCATAAATTCTATTTTAATATTCTCATTTAGACTTCCTTTAGGGAAAAATAACTCAGCATTAATTAAAGAGTTATAATAAGGTTGGAAAGCTGAATATTGATTCGGAATATTAAATTCAGGAAACTTCATAGTTTGGCCCTCAGAGAAATTTCCTTGTTCAATTATAAGAGGAGTATGTGAACTGTCGCAATTTGGAAGTGTAATTTTGTAATCGATATTTTTTAAAATTGCGGAAACAACAAATGATAGTCTTTCTGCAAATTTAGAACCTGAGAAACAATTATCTATAGCTTGTACACTCCAATAATATTTTCCGTCCGGTAAATTCTTTAATGTCCAAAAATTATTTAGATTCATATTACCTATACTTACGATTTTTCTATAACCAGTATTTATGTCGGACATTGGTGAAACTATGTCAGTTCCATCCGGAGTGCTTCCAACAACTAAATTATATGATAACCCATTTTGAGGTGTTTCTTTATCATTACTTTTATCCCAGCTAAAAGTTACATCATTTCCATTAATAATTACTTTTAAGTTTGAAGGTATTGATGGAAGTATGTTTAGTTCTTTACAATTATTACGGTAAATTTTTGATATTGATTTATTTACTGATAAGCCTGATAATAGAATATCAAGATCTCCATCATTGTCATAATCACAAAATAATGAGGGGCCAACATTTATGTTTGCTAATTCAAATTGAGTTTGTAATGTAAATGTGTTTTCCGGGAAATTATTACGATAAATATTTAATACAGGGAAATGATCTGGTAAACTTGAATTAGGCGTATAGTTACCAGCTAATAGAATATCTAAATCTCCATCGTTATCATAATCTCCCCAATCTGCAGAACTACTACTATTAAATTCAAAATTGCCGTAATTTCTGAGTATACTTATAAAACTATAATTATGAAGCGAACCTGACATTAGTATATCTATATCTCCATCAATATCATAATCACCGAGTTTAATAGAGCATGACTCGCCAATAATCCAGTATTTTGTTATTTTCTCTAAAAATAAATCAGATCCTTCATTACTGTATATTTGAAATATGTAGCTGTCCTGATTATTATCGCCTCCTGCATATCCGCCGATAAGAATATCCAAATCACCATCATTATCAAAGTCTCCCCAATGAGATGATCCTTCAACACCAGTAATTGCTATTGATGATTGATGCGTAAAAGTATCATTGCCATTGTTTCTATA is a genomic window containing:
- a CDS encoding T9SS type A sorting domain-containing protein, with the protein product MDILISDRPISRIYRNNGNDTFTHQSSIAITGVEGSSHWGDFDNDGDLDILIGGYAGGDNNQDSYIFQIYSNEGSDLFLEKITKYWIIGESCSIKLGDYDIDGDIDILMSGSLHNYSFISILRNYGNFEFNSSSSADWGDYDNDGDLDILLAGNYTPNSSLPDHFPVLNIYRNNFPENTFTLQTQFELANINVGPSLFCDYDNDGDLDILLSGLSVNKSISKIYRNNCKELNILPSIPSNLKVIINGNDVTFSWDKSNDKETPQNGLSYNLVVGSTPDGTDIVSPMSDINTGYRKIVSIGNMNLNNFWTLKNLPDGKYYWSVQAIDNCFSGSKFAERLSFVVSAILKNIDYKITLPNCDSSHTPLIIEQGNFSEGQTMKFPEFNIPNQYSAFQPYYNSLINAELFFPKGSLNENIKIEFMLNGMCENGLIDSPETEEIVEVLYLSFNVIGDTSGSHNPLEYYYFNENKEGYLKIPISNIDSLMKLLNYSKDLLFPFFAENGLEPDFEGIRKVVDENYYTIYFKHLSEIKLGVISSPTSIKNITNSIPTEYKLDQNYLIRLIQQPKSHISLQEKSIVTLKVYDILGREIEELVNRSIEVGNHEVVFNANNLSSGIYYYQIKAGNFVQSRKMLLIK